The Streptomyces sp. CC0208 genome window below encodes:
- a CDS encoding AMP-dependent synthetase/ligase: protein MSLSYVSGHDYDGAPVLVEPEIVRLDGEVREVSVPPLVPPVTHGSLADLPFDNAQAAPEQRVMSRRTDDGRWVDLTAAEFAQQVLAVAKGMISEGLMPGDRVAIMARTRYEWTLLDFAAWAAGLVTVPIYPTSSVFQTRFILQDSGAVALVTETAAQAAALGPELSRLPDLRHMWIMEKGHVERLGELGQAVPEQEIGVRRGMLGPGTVATVVYTSGTTGRPKGCVLSHGNFLAEIDNAIELLYPVFKSKSDEADLATLLFLPISHVFGRMVAIACVRARVRLGHAPSLQAEDLLADLASFRPTFLLVIPYMLEKVFNNARAKAESGGRVTVFDRATNVAVRYGEAMESRHAGTGSGPGAALKAARTFYDPLVFRRIRNAMGGRIRHIISGGSPLGRRLAAFYAGAGMEIYEGYGLTESTGAATCTPPLKPRLGTVGWPIPGTRIRIAADGEILLNGGQVFRGYWDPYGEGVAPASADGWFPTGDIGQLDDEGYLTITGRKKEILITAGGKNVAPAPLENWLRSHPLISQCMVLGDRRPYISALISLDMDGVNHWRQMNGKHPVPAELLVDDEELRQVLQRAVDEANKMVSRPESIRRFTVLPTDFTEAAGHLTPSMKLRREAVMRDFAGEIEGLYVRE, encoded by the coding sequence ATGTCCCTCTCGTACGTGTCCGGCCACGACTACGACGGCGCGCCCGTGCTCGTGGAACCAGAGATCGTGCGGCTGGACGGTGAGGTCCGCGAGGTGTCGGTGCCGCCGCTGGTCCCGCCGGTGACCCACGGCTCGCTCGCCGACCTGCCGTTCGACAACGCGCAGGCGGCGCCGGAGCAGCGGGTGATGAGCCGCCGTACGGACGACGGCCGCTGGGTCGACCTCACGGCGGCCGAGTTCGCCCAGCAGGTGCTGGCCGTGGCGAAGGGGATGATCAGCGAGGGTCTGATGCCGGGCGACCGGGTCGCGATCATGGCGCGTACGAGGTACGAGTGGACGCTCCTCGACTTCGCCGCCTGGGCCGCGGGCCTGGTGACGGTCCCCATCTACCCCACGTCCTCCGTCTTCCAGACCCGCTTCATCCTCCAGGACTCCGGTGCGGTCGCCCTGGTGACGGAGACGGCCGCCCAGGCCGCCGCGCTCGGTCCGGAGCTGAGCCGTCTCCCCGACCTGCGCCACATGTGGATCATGGAGAAGGGTCATGTGGAGCGCCTGGGAGAGCTCGGCCAGGCCGTCCCCGAGCAGGAGATCGGGGTCCGGCGGGGAATGCTGGGCCCGGGCACGGTCGCCACCGTCGTCTACACCTCCGGCACCACCGGCCGCCCCAAGGGCTGTGTGCTCAGCCACGGCAACTTCCTCGCCGAGATCGACAACGCCATCGAACTCCTCTACCCCGTCTTCAAGTCGAAGTCGGACGAGGCGGACCTGGCGACCCTGCTCTTCCTGCCCATCTCGCACGTCTTCGGCCGCATGGTCGCCATCGCCTGCGTCCGCGCCCGCGTCCGCCTCGGCCACGCGCCGAGCCTCCAGGCCGAGGACCTGCTGGCCGACCTGGCCAGCTTCAGACCGACCTTCCTCCTGGTGATCCCGTACATGCTGGAGAAGGTCTTCAACAACGCCCGCGCCAAGGCGGAGAGCGGCGGCCGGGTCACCGTCTTCGACCGTGCGACCAACGTCGCCGTGCGCTACGGCGAGGCGATGGAGTCCCGCCACGCCGGTACCGGCTCCGGCCCGGGCGCGGCCCTGAAGGCGGCCCGCACCTTCTACGACCCGCTCGTCTTCCGCCGTATCCGCAACGCCATGGGCGGCCGCATCCGGCACATCATCTCCGGCGGCTCCCCGCTCGGCCGCCGCCTCGCCGCGTTCTACGCGGGCGCGGGCATGGAGATCTACGAGGGCTACGGCCTGACGGAGTCGACCGGGGCCGCGACCTGCACCCCGCCCCTCAAACCCCGCCTGGGCACGGTGGGCTGGCCCATCCCGGGCACCCGGATCCGGATCGCGGCGGACGGCGAGATCCTGCTCAACGGCGGTCAGGTGTTCCGCGGCTACTGGGACCCGTACGGCGAGGGGGTGGCCCCCGCCTCCGCCGACGGCTGGTTCCCGACCGGTGACATCGGACAGCTGGACGACGAGGGCTATCTGACGATCACGGGCCGCAAGAAGGAGATCCTGATCACGGCCGGCGGCAAGAACGTCGCCCCGGCCCCGCTGGAGAACTGGCTGCGCTCCCACCCCCTGATCTCGCAGTGCATGGTCCTCGGCGACCGCCGTCCCTACATCTCGGCCCTGATCAGCCTCGACATGGACGGTGTCAACCACTGGCGCCAGATGAACGGCAAACACCCCGTCCCGGCCGAACTCCTCGTCGACGACGAGGAGTTGAGGCAGGTCCTGCAGCGCGCGGTGGACGAGGCGAACAAGATGGTCTCCCGCCCCGAGTCCATCCGCCGCTTCACCGTCCTGCCCACCGATTTCACCGAGGCGGCCGGCCACCTGACCCCGTCGATGAAGCTGCGCCGGGAGGCGGTCATGCGGGACTTCGCGGGGGAGATCGAGGGCCTGTACGTGAGGGAGTGA
- a CDS encoding acetyl-CoA C-acetyltransferase, with translation MSPLKPPVARRVAIVAGSRVPFARSDGPYATASNQDMLTAALDALVERTGLQGPGAVGEFVAGAVLKHARDFNLARETVLGSKLDPRTPAYDIQQACGTGLQAVIAAANKIALGQTESAIAGGADTASDAPLGVNDDLRRILLEARRAKSAGGRLKALARIRPSHLVPDIPRNAEPRTGLSMGEHAAVTARVWGVTREAQDELAATSHQRLAAAYERGFFEDLVVPFRGLPRDQNLRPDSTADKLAALKPVFGLKDAEPTMTAGNSTPLTDGAAVVLLASEEWAEARGLPVLAYLTAYETAAVDFVRGDVAQGEDGLLMAPAHAVPRMLERAGLGMEDFDLVEIHEAFASQVLATLAAWEKRGLAAVDRDRLNVTGSSLATGHPFAATGARIVATLAKLLAEREGPGRGLISVCAAGGQGVTAILERP, from the coding sequence ATGAGTCCCCTGAAGCCGCCGGTCGCCCGGCGTGTGGCGATCGTCGCCGGCAGCCGTGTGCCCTTCGCCCGCTCGGACGGTCCGTACGCCACCGCCTCGAACCAGGACATGCTCACCGCCGCCCTCGACGCCCTCGTGGAGCGCACCGGGCTCCAGGGGCCGGGCGCCGTGGGGGAGTTCGTCGCCGGTGCCGTCCTCAAGCACGCCCGCGACTTCAACCTCGCCCGCGAGACGGTCCTCGGCTCGAAGCTGGACCCGCGCACCCCGGCGTACGACATCCAGCAGGCCTGCGGGACCGGCCTCCAGGCCGTCATCGCCGCCGCCAACAAGATCGCCCTGGGTCAGACGGAGTCCGCGATCGCGGGCGGAGCGGACACCGCGAGCGACGCGCCCCTCGGCGTCAACGACGACCTGCGCCGCATCCTGCTGGAGGCCCGGCGCGCGAAGTCCGCGGGCGGCCGCCTCAAGGCGCTCGCGCGCATCCGTCCGAGCCATCTCGTGCCCGACATCCCGCGCAACGCCGAACCCCGCACCGGCCTGTCGATGGGCGAGCACGCCGCCGTCACCGCCCGCGTGTGGGGCGTGACCCGCGAGGCCCAGGACGAACTGGCGGCGACGAGTCACCAGCGGCTGGCCGCGGCCTACGAGCGGGGCTTCTTCGAGGACCTGGTGGTCCCCTTCCGGGGCCTGCCCCGCGACCAGAACCTCCGCCCCGACTCGACGGCGGACAAACTCGCCGCGCTCAAGCCGGTGTTCGGCCTGAAGGACGCCGAACCGACCATGACGGCCGGGAACTCGACCCCGCTGACGGACGGCGCGGCGGTCGTCCTGCTGGCCTCGGAGGAGTGGGCCGAGGCACGCGGCCTTCCGGTGCTGGCGTACCTCACGGCGTACGAGACGGCGGCCGTGGACTTCGTGCGAGGCGATGTCGCCCAGGGGGAGGACGGGCTGCTCATGGCCCCCGCCCACGCCGTCCCCCGGATGCTGGAGCGGGCCGGGCTCGGCATGGAGGACTTCGACCTGGTGGAGATCCACGAGGCCTTCGCCTCCCAGGTCCTCGCGACCCTCGCCGCCTGGGAGAAGCGGGGTCTGGCCGCGGTGGACCGGGACCGGCTCAACGTCACCGGGTCCTCCCTCGCCACGGGGCATCCCTTCGCGGCGACCGGTGCGAGGATCGTGGCCACGCTCGCCAAGCTGCTGGCCGAGCGGGAGGGCCCGGGCCGCGGGCTGATCTCGGTGTGCGCGGCGGGCGGGCAGGGAGTCACGGCGATTCTGGAGCGACCGTAG
- a CDS encoding 3-oxoacyl-ACP reductase, translating into MADRYLSFTGTAPGRFLTRRLGLPQPAALRRWSPQSPGFEGGVLHLTAGKSELSGPEFPEFPSPSDAPAAVLLDATGVRDVAGLAEVHAALHPVVRSVAASGRVVVLGAPLSSADHHQAAAQQALEGFTRSLGKEIGRGRTVNLVRLTDTSAAESTLRFLLSPKSAYVSGQVIEVGQAQELDVDWSHPLAGRTALVTGGARGIGAAVAETLARDGARVVVLDVPGASADAERLAARLGGSSLALDITAPDAGARIAEALPDGLDVLVHNAGITRDRRLANMPAERWSSVLDVNLASVLRTTDALLEAGTLRRGGRIVATASIAGLAGNTGQTNYGASKAGVVGLVRSLAPRAAAEHGVTVNAVAPGFIETKMTAAVPLFIREAGRRMNSLGQGGLPVDVAETTAWLAHPASGAVNGQVVRVCGQSLLGA; encoded by the coding sequence ATGGCCGACCGCTATCTGAGCTTCACCGGTACCGCGCCGGGCCGGTTCCTCACCCGCCGCCTCGGGCTTCCGCAGCCGGCGGCGCTGCGGCGGTGGTCGCCCCAGTCCCCGGGGTTCGAGGGCGGGGTGCTGCACCTGACGGCGGGCAAGTCGGAGCTGTCCGGACCGGAGTTCCCGGAGTTCCCCTCCCCGTCGGACGCGCCCGCCGCGGTCCTCCTCGACGCCACGGGCGTGCGGGACGTGGCGGGGCTGGCCGAGGTGCACGCGGCCCTGCACCCGGTCGTGCGGTCGGTCGCCGCGAGCGGCCGGGTCGTCGTCCTGGGGGCGCCGCTCTCTTCGGCGGATCATCACCAGGCCGCCGCCCAGCAGGCGTTGGAGGGGTTCACCCGCTCGCTCGGCAAGGAGATCGGGCGGGGCAGAACGGTCAACCTCGTACGGCTGACCGACACGTCCGCGGCCGAGTCGACCCTGCGCTTCCTGCTCTCCCCCAAGTCGGCGTACGTCAGCGGTCAGGTGATCGAGGTCGGGCAGGCGCAGGAGCTGGACGTCGACTGGTCTCACCCCCTCGCCGGGCGGACGGCCCTGGTGACCGGCGGGGCGCGCGGCATCGGCGCGGCGGTCGCCGAGACGCTGGCGAGGGACGGGGCGCGGGTCGTCGTCCTCGATGTGCCGGGGGCGTCGGCGGATGCCGAGCGGCTGGCCGCGCGGCTCGGGGGCAGTTCCCTCGCGCTGGACATCACGGCCCCGGACGCGGGCGCGCGGATCGCCGAGGCGCTGCCGGACGGGCTGGACGTGCTGGTCCACAACGCCGGCATCACCCGGGACCGGCGACTGGCCAACATGCCCGCGGAGCGCTGGAGTTCGGTGCTCGACGTGAACCTGGCGAGCGTGCTGCGCACCACCGACGCGCTGCTGGAGGCGGGCACCCTGCGACGCGGCGGGCGGATCGTCGCCACCGCGTCCATCGCCGGGCTCGCCGGGAACACCGGGCAGACCAACTACGGCGCGAGCAAGGCCGGTGTCGTCGGCCTGGTGCGCTCCCTGGCACCCCGGGCGGCGGCCGAGCACGGGGTCACGGTGAACGCGGTCGCCCCGGGGTTCATCGAGACGAAGATGACGGCGGCGGTCCCGCTGTTCATCCGGGAGGCGGGACGGCGGATGAACTCCCTCGGACAGGGCGGACTGCCCGTCGACGTGGCCGAGACGACGGCCTGGCTGGCCCATCCGGCCTCCGGCGCGGTCAACGGACAGGTCGTACGGGTGTGCGGCCAGAGCCTGTTGGGGGCGTAG
- a CDS encoding MaoC/PaaZ C-terminal domain-containing protein encodes MATYSDDTQAEGSYGEGGRPEGSNGEGGRAEGSKGPGAGPSTILRRSPSLLPRLALGALRSPFKRPSATADFPRTRLVLPGLRIDLARLAAYERVCGFPTGEDALPVTYPHVLGFPLAMSLMSGRDFPLPLLGLVHTSIEITRYRELTASGEYELTVYVDGLAPHRRGTEVAVVTELRVGAEVVWESVSTYLARHRTKDTGGERERETHGPLPGVAEWRLAGDIGRRYAAASGDRNPIHLYPLTARLFGFPRAIAHGMWTAARCLAAHGTPQAVLVRAEFRAPVLLPTTVTYAADGERFELCGGDRVHVSGGVYPLTGPTAAGAVS; translated from the coding sequence GTGGCGACGTACTCGGACGACACGCAGGCCGAGGGGTCGTACGGGGAGGGCGGACGACCCGAGGGCTCGAACGGGGAGGGCGGACGGGCCGAGGGCTCGAAGGGTCCCGGCGCAGGTCCGTCAACCATCCTCCGCCGGTCCCCCTCCCTCCTCCCCCGCCTCGCCCTGGGCGCCCTGCGCTCCCCCTTCAAGCGGCCCTCGGCCACCGCGGACTTCCCCCGGACCCGTCTCGTGCTGCCCGGTCTGCGGATCGACCTCGCGCGGCTCGCCGCCTACGAGCGGGTGTGCGGGTTCCCGACCGGGGAGGACGCGCTGCCGGTGACGTATCCGCATGTGCTGGGCTTTCCCCTGGCCATGAGCCTGATGAGCGGGCGGGACTTCCCGCTGCCGCTGCTCGGCCTGGTGCACACGTCGATCGAGATCACCCGGTACCGGGAGCTGACCGCGTCGGGCGAGTACGAACTCACCGTGTACGTCGACGGGCTGGCACCGCACCGACGCGGCACGGAGGTCGCGGTCGTCACCGAGCTGCGGGTGGGTGCGGAGGTCGTCTGGGAGTCGGTGAGCACGTATCTGGCGCGGCACCGCACGAAGGACACCGGCGGGGAACGGGAGCGGGAGACGCACGGGCCGCTGCCCGGGGTGGCCGAGTGGCGGCTGGCCGGGGACATCGGACGGCGTTACGCCGCCGCGTCCGGCGACCGCAACCCGATCCACCTGTACCCGCTCACCGCCCGCCTCTTCGGCTTCCCGAGGGCCATCGCGCACGGCATGTGGACGGCGGCCCGCTGCCTGGCGGCGCACGGCACACCTCAAGCTGTGCTGGTGCGGGCCGAGTTCAGGGCTCCGGTGCTGCTGCCGACGACGGTGACCTACGCGGCGGACGGGGAGCGGTTCGAACTGTGCGGCGGGGACCGCGTGCACGTGAGCGGGGGCGTGTACCCGCTCACCGGGCCCACCGCGGCAGGCGCGGTCAGCTGA
- a CDS encoding TetR/AcrR family transcriptional regulator, translating to MGVVKSKRMPRAVREQQMLDAAVEIFGQRGYMAASMDEIAELAGVSKPLVYLYLNSKEDLFTACIRREAAALTEAVRTGVRTELPADRQLWDGLLAFFTHTSQHPHGWSVLHLQARIHGEAFAAEVTAMREEIVAFVTHLIVVAAREAHRDPDLPEREVAGLAEALVGAAESLAAWANATAGVTARQSAATLMNFAWAGLGNMMEGRPWTLQDTPSGSAPLQVS from the coding sequence ATGGGTGTCGTGAAGAGCAAGCGGATGCCGCGTGCCGTGCGGGAGCAGCAGATGCTGGACGCCGCCGTGGAGATCTTCGGGCAGCGTGGGTACATGGCCGCCTCGATGGACGAGATCGCCGAACTCGCCGGTGTTTCCAAGCCGTTGGTCTATCTGTATCTGAACTCGAAGGAAGACCTCTTCACCGCGTGCATCCGCCGGGAGGCGGCCGCGCTCACCGAGGCCGTACGCACGGGCGTGCGGACCGAGCTGCCCGCCGACCGTCAGCTGTGGGACGGGCTGCTGGCCTTCTTCACGCACACCTCGCAGCACCCGCACGGCTGGTCGGTGCTGCACCTCCAGGCCCGTATCCACGGTGAGGCGTTCGCCGCCGAGGTCACCGCGATGCGCGAGGAGATCGTGGCGTTCGTGACCCATCTGATCGTGGTCGCGGCCCGCGAGGCCCACCGCGACCCGGACCTGCCCGAGCGCGAGGTCGCCGGCCTCGCCGAGGCGCTCGTCGGCGCCGCCGAGTCGCTCGCCGCCTGGGCCAACGCGACCGCGGGCGTGACAGCGCGGCAGTCCGCGGCAACCCTGATGAACTTCGCGTGGGCCGGCCTCGGGAACATGATGGAGGGCCGGCCCTGGACCCTCCAGGACACGCCGTCCGGCAGCGCCCCGCTCCAGGTCAGCTGA
- a CDS encoding DUF4229 domain-containing protein — protein sequence MLRYTLMRLGIFVGCLVVVWGLVYSGLAPRGLGDSNGMWVVLLSLLLSAPISFVVLRKERDRASVQVVQRVDRMKANLEANRSQEDEAADQAAPSQGQAPQTS from the coding sequence ATGCTCCGCTACACGCTGATGCGCCTCGGGATCTTCGTGGGCTGCCTCGTGGTCGTCTGGGGCCTCGTCTACTCCGGCCTCGCCCCGCGCGGCCTCGGCGACTCCAACGGCATGTGGGTCGTCCTGCTCTCCCTGCTGCTCTCGGCCCCCATCAGCTTCGTCGTGCTGCGCAAGGAGCGCGACCGTGCCTCCGTCCAGGTCGTCCAGCGGGTCGACCGGATGAAGGCCAACCTGGAGGCGAACCGCAGCCAGGAGGACGAGGCCGCCGACCAGGCCGCCCCCTCCCAGGGACAGGCCCCGCAGACCTCCTGA
- a CDS encoding GNAT family N-acetyltransferase produces the protein MSLTFTLDPAVTPALRDGVLDLWTDVSNAGGAVGFVAPVERETIRPELVKHFAAMADGRTRLLVGQDADGRVAAAVFLAFNTHRLMTHWLWLYTVMVHPRHQGKGYGRDLLGAAAEAARGIDGIEAIRLTCRGGLGLERFYGSCGYKEVGRIPGAIRVAPGDDRDDVIMLLPLG, from the coding sequence GTGTCCCTTACGTTTACTCTCGACCCGGCCGTCACTCCCGCCCTCCGGGACGGCGTCCTCGATCTGTGGACGGACGTCAGCAACGCGGGCGGTGCCGTCGGTTTCGTCGCACCCGTGGAACGGGAGACCATACGCCCCGAGCTGGTGAAGCACTTCGCGGCGATGGCGGACGGCCGCACCCGGCTGCTCGTCGGACAGGATGCCGACGGCCGGGTGGCCGCCGCCGTGTTCCTCGCCTTCAACACGCACCGGCTGATGACCCACTGGCTGTGGCTGTACACCGTGATGGTGCACCCGCGTCACCAGGGCAAGGGCTACGGCCGTGACCTGCTCGGCGCCGCCGCGGAGGCGGCCCGCGGGATCGACGGCATCGAGGCGATACGGCTCACCTGCCGCGGTGGCCTCGGCCTGGAGCGTTTCTACGGCTCCTGCGGCTACAAGGAGGTCGGCCGGATCCCTGGTGCGATCCGGGTCGCACCGGGCGACGACCGCGACGACGTGATCATGCTGCTGCCGCTCGGCTGA
- the mqnE gene encoding aminofutalosine synthase MqnE has protein sequence MDVGLKRELEDKVRSGERLTREDGIALYESDDLAWLGGLAHEVRTRKNGDVVHFNVNRHLNMTNVCTASCAYCSFQRKPGEKDAYTMRIEEAVKLAKAMEGENLTELHIVNGLHPNLPWRYYPRSLRELKAALPDVSLKAFTATEIHHFETISGLSASEILDELIDAGLESLTGGGAEIFDWEVRQHIVDHRTHWEDWSRIHRLAHEKGLKTPSTMLYGHIEEHRHRVDHVLRLRELQDETGGFQVFIPLRYQHDFVDVKDGKVRNRLQARTQMATGAEALKTFAVSRLLFDNVPHVKVFWVMHGVQTAQLALQHGADDMDGSVVEYKITHDADNYGTPNKLTREDLLDLIRDAGFRPVERNTRYEIIREYDGPDTGRRESPQPMRL, from the coding sequence ATGGACGTCGGGCTCAAGCGCGAGCTGGAGGACAAGGTCAGGTCCGGTGAACGGCTGACCCGCGAGGACGGCATCGCGCTGTACGAGTCGGACGACCTGGCCTGGCTCGGCGGCCTCGCGCACGAGGTGCGGACGCGGAAGAACGGCGACGTCGTCCACTTCAACGTCAACCGCCACCTCAACATGACCAACGTGTGCACGGCGTCCTGCGCCTACTGCTCCTTCCAGCGCAAGCCGGGGGAGAAGGACGCGTACACGATGCGCATCGAGGAGGCGGTGAAGCTCGCCAAGGCGATGGAGGGCGAGAACCTCACGGAACTCCACATCGTCAACGGCCTGCACCCGAACCTGCCGTGGCGCTACTACCCGCGGTCGCTGCGCGAACTGAAGGCGGCGCTTCCGGACGTCTCCCTGAAGGCGTTCACCGCGACGGAGATCCACCACTTCGAGACGATCAGCGGACTCTCGGCCTCGGAGATCCTCGACGAGCTGATCGACGCGGGTCTGGAGTCGCTGACCGGCGGTGGCGCGGAGATCTTCGACTGGGAGGTCCGCCAGCACATCGTGGACCACCGGACCCACTGGGAGGACTGGTCCCGGATCCACCGCCTGGCGCACGAGAAGGGTCTGAAGACCCCGAGCACCATGCTGTACGGCCACATCGAGGAGCACCGTCACCGCGTGGACCACGTCCTGCGGCTGCGTGAACTCCAGGACGAGACCGGCGGCTTCCAGGTCTTCATCCCGCTGCGCTACCAGCACGACTTCGTGGACGTGAAGGACGGCAAGGTCAGGAACCGCCTCCAGGCCCGGACGCAGATGGCCACGGGCGCGGAGGCCCTGAAGACCTTCGCGGTCTCCCGCCTCCTCTTCGACAACGTCCCCCACGTCAAGGTCTTCTGGGTCATGCACGGCGTCCAGACCGCCCAGCTGGCTCTCCAGCACGGCGCGGACGACATGGACGGCTCGGTGGTCGAGTACAAGATCACCCACGACGCCGACAACTACGGCACCCCGAACAAGCTCACCCGCGAGGACCTGCTGGACCTGATCCGCGACGCCGGCTTCCGCCCGGTGGAGCGGAACACGCGCTACGAGATCATCCGCGAGTACGACGGCCCGGACACGGGCCGCCGGGAGTCACCGCAGCCGATGCGGCTCTGA
- a CDS encoding Lrp/AsnC family transcriptional regulator has translation MDAVDRQLIQALRENGRASYAELGRLVGLSGPSVTDRINRLEAAGVITGYRATVDSASLGLGVTALIGISLGDAVDHEDVARRLRDLGEIEDCWFIAGDDSYMLKVRAPDVDGLEKIIRRLSGTEGVSRTRTTIVLSTKWENRVGELPEEA, from the coding sequence ATGGACGCGGTGGACAGGCAGCTCATCCAGGCCCTGAGGGAGAACGGCCGGGCCTCCTACGCGGAGCTGGGGCGCCTCGTCGGTCTGTCGGGACCCAGCGTCACCGACCGCATCAACCGGCTGGAGGCGGCCGGTGTCATCACCGGTTACCGCGCCACCGTCGACTCCGCCTCGCTCGGCCTCGGCGTCACCGCGCTGATCGGTATCTCGCTCGGGGACGCGGTCGACCACGAGGACGTGGCACGCCGGCTCCGGGACCTCGGCGAGATCGAGGACTGCTGGTTCATCGCGGGCGACGACTCGTACATGCTGAAGGTCCGGGCGCCGGATGTGGACGGTCTGGAGAAGATCATCCGGCGGCTGTCCGGGACCGAGGGGGTCTCCCGCACCCGTACCACGATCGTGCTGTCCACGAAGTGGGAGAACCGGGTGGGAGAGCTGCCCGAAGAAGCGTAG
- a CDS encoding UbiX family flavin prenyltransferase, with product MNPVKPGETRRTPWIVGVSGASGTPYAASVLRALLAAGESVDLVVSRASRLTLLDETGISFRDAHWRDDLREWLARGADGKPATFDVDTDAVRYWPAGDLAAGPSSGSYPSKGMLIVPASTACVAGVALGLSKDLLQRAASVTLKERRPLVVAVRETPLNGQTLRHLVALDDAGASVVPASPGFYAGATHIQDLVDFVAGRVLDAAGVGHDLYRRWQGDLGGGTPGQ from the coding sequence GTGAACCCAGTCAAGCCAGGAGAGACGCGGCGTACGCCTTGGATCGTAGGGGTGTCCGGCGCCTCCGGCACCCCGTATGCCGCGTCTGTGCTGCGCGCGCTGCTCGCCGCCGGCGAGAGCGTCGACCTGGTGGTCTCCCGTGCCTCGCGGCTCACCCTGCTCGACGAGACGGGGATCTCCTTCCGGGACGCGCACTGGCGCGATGACCTGCGGGAATGGCTGGCCCGTGGGGCCGACGGCAAGCCCGCGACCTTCGACGTCGACACCGACGCCGTGCGGTACTGGCCCGCCGGGGACCTGGCCGCGGGGCCGTCCTCGGGGTCGTACCCGAGCAAGGGGATGCTGATCGTCCCCGCCTCCACTGCCTGCGTCGCCGGAGTCGCCCTCGGCCTCTCCAAGGACCTGCTCCAGCGGGCCGCGAGCGTGACCTTGAAGGAGCGCAGGCCGCTGGTCGTGGCCGTGAGGGAGACCCCCTTGAACGGCCAGACCCTGCGGCACCTCGTCGCGCTCGACGACGCAGGCGCGAGCGTGGTCCCGGCCTCGCCGGGCTTCTACGCGGGCGCCACCCATATCCAGGACCTGGTGGACTTCGTCGCCGGGCGGGTGCTGGACGCGGCGGGTGTCGGGCACGACCTGTACCGGCGCTGGCAGGGGGACCTGGGCGGCGGCACGCCGGGTCAGTAA
- a CDS encoding rhomboid family intramembrane serine protease, whose product MTDRELEWSRGDRAKAAAKLMVGWVALLWLLEVVDVASGHALDGLGITPRTPSELVDVVPAAFVHFGFAHVAANSVPLLVMGFLAALGGLRRFAAVCALIIVADGLGVWLIAPAHTNTAGASGLIFGLFGYLVVTGFVERRPLGVLVGLLVAAIWGTSIVVGLAPTQSGVSWQAHLLGLLAGVATAFAFKRRGPVPT is encoded by the coding sequence ATGACAGACAGGGAACTCGAGTGGTCGCGCGGTGATCGCGCGAAGGCGGCGGCCAAGCTGATGGTGGGCTGGGTCGCGCTGCTGTGGCTGCTGGAGGTGGTGGACGTGGCGAGCGGCCACGCCCTGGACGGCCTCGGCATCACCCCCCGCACCCCCTCCGAGCTGGTCGATGTCGTCCCGGCCGCCTTCGTCCACTTCGGCTTCGCCCACGTGGCCGCGAACAGCGTCCCGCTGCTGGTCATGGGCTTCCTCGCGGCCCTCGGCGGCCTGCGCCGGTTCGCCGCCGTCTGCGCCCTGATCATCGTGGCCGACGGCCTGGGCGTGTGGCTCATAGCCCCGGCCCACACCAACACGGCGGGCGCGTCCGGCCTGATCTTCGGCCTCTTCGGCTACCTGGTGGTGACGGGCTTCGTGGAGCGCAGGCCGCTGGGCGTCCTGGTGGGTCTGTTGGTAGCGGCGATCTGGGGCACGTCGATCGTGGTGGGCCTGGCACCGACCCAGTCGGGGGTGAGCTGGCAGGCCCACCTGCTGGGCCTGCTGGCGGGAGTGGCAACGGCGTTCGCCTTCAAACGCCGGGGACCTGTGCCCACCTAG